In the genome of Photobacterium sp. TLY01, one region contains:
- the hemE gene encoding uroporphyrinogen decarboxylase, whose product MTELKNDRYLRALLKQPVDCTPVWMMRQAGRYLPEYRATRGVAGDFMSLCKNAELASEVTLQPLRRFPLDAAILFSDILTIPDAMGLGLYFETGEGPKFERPISCKADVDRIGIPDPEGELQYVMNAVRQIRKDLKGEVPLIGFSGSPWTLATYMVEGGSTKAFTKIKKMMYAEPAVLHALLDKLADSVIQYLNAQIKAGAQSVMVFDTWGGVLTPRDYKLFSLQYMHKIVDGLIRENEGRRVPVTLFTKNGGMWLEAIAATGCDAVGLDWTIDIADAKRRVGDKVALQGNMDPSMLYASPARIREEVAGILSGFGEGTGHVFNLGHGIHLDVPPENAGVFVEAVHELSAPYHK is encoded by the coding sequence ATGACAGAATTGAAGAACGATCGCTATCTGCGTGCTTTACTCAAGCAGCCGGTTGACTGCACCCCTGTATGGATGATGCGTCAGGCAGGCCGTTATCTCCCTGAATACCGGGCTACCCGCGGTGTGGCGGGCGACTTTATGTCGCTATGCAAGAATGCTGAACTGGCCAGCGAAGTGACTTTGCAACCTTTGCGCCGTTTTCCGCTGGATGCCGCGATCTTGTTTTCTGACATCCTGACCATTCCGGATGCCATGGGTCTGGGGCTGTACTTCGAGACCGGTGAAGGACCAAAGTTTGAGCGTCCGATCAGCTGCAAAGCGGATGTCGATAGGATAGGCATCCCTGATCCGGAAGGTGAACTGCAATATGTCATGAACGCTGTGCGTCAAATCCGAAAAGATCTCAAAGGCGAAGTACCGCTGATTGGTTTTTCCGGCAGCCCGTGGACATTGGCGACTTACATGGTGGAAGGTGGCAGCACCAAGGCCTTTACCAAAATCAAAAAAATGATGTACGCCGAACCTGCGGTGCTGCATGCACTGCTGGATAAACTGGCCGATAGTGTGATTCAGTATCTGAATGCCCAAATCAAAGCCGGTGCCCAGTCAGTGATGGTGTTTGACACCTGGGGTGGTGTCCTGACGCCACGGGATTACAAGTTGTTCTCCCTGCAGTACATGCACAAGATTGTCGATGGCCTGATCCGTGAAAACGAAGGCCGTCGTGTCCCTGTGACCCTGTTTACCAAAAACGGCGGGATGTGGCTGGAAGCGATTGCAGCAACCGGTTGTGATGCGGTGGGCCTGGACTGGACCATTGATATTGCCGACGCCAAGCGCCGTGTGGGCGATAAGGTGGCCCTGCAAGGTAATATGGACCCGTCTATGTTGTACGCGTCACCAGCGCGTATTCGTGAGGAAGTGGCCGGTATTCTGTCCGGTTTCGGTGAAGGCACGGGCCATGTCTTTAACCTGGGCCACGGTATCCATCTTGATGTGCCGCCGGAAAATGCCGGTGTTTTTGTCGAGGCGGTTCATGAGCTGTCTGCCCCTTACCACAAGTAA
- the nudC gene encoding NAD(+) diphosphatase encodes MSKKQEHSYWCVIRDRRIYLEGGKLPLTLEGFTELDLAGSKTIGFHQGYPVKWLEDPDLLADKNFYSLRELLHEPEDLFALAGKAMQLSYMQETQRFCSACGGKTTLADGGQAMHCLTCKTDHYPRISPCIIVAVKKDDCILLAQHPRHKNGMYTVIAGFVEAGETLEQCVAREVKEETGIEVTHIRYFDSQPWAFPSNLMMGFLAEHHSGAIRPDYEELVDARWFQHDQLPQIAPPGTIAYRLIQATCAAIRQEAAIRSDGV; translated from the coding sequence ATGTCAAAAAAGCAAGAACACAGTTACTGGTGCGTCATTCGTGATCGCAGAATTTATTTAGAGGGTGGTAAGTTACCACTTACCTTAGAAGGCTTTACTGAACTTGATCTTGCTGGATCCAAAACGATCGGGTTTCATCAGGGATATCCGGTGAAATGGCTGGAAGATCCTGATTTGCTGGCCGATAAAAATTTTTATTCGCTCAGGGAATTACTCCACGAGCCTGAGGATCTGTTTGCGCTGGCCGGCAAAGCGATGCAGCTATCCTATATGCAAGAAACTCAAAGGTTTTGTTCCGCCTGCGGCGGCAAAACGACGCTGGCAGACGGTGGACAGGCCATGCACTGCCTGACTTGCAAGACTGACCATTATCCGCGTATTTCTCCCTGCATCATTGTTGCGGTGAAGAAGGATGACTGCATTTTGCTGGCACAGCATCCTCGCCATAAAAACGGTATGTATACCGTGATTGCCGGCTTTGTCGAGGCCGGAGAAACGCTGGAGCAATGTGTGGCTCGGGAAGTCAAAGAAGAGACAGGGATCGAGGTAACCCATATCCGCTACTTTGACAGCCAGCCCTGGGCGTTTCCGTCCAATCTCATGATGGGCTTTCTGGCTGAGCACCACAGTGGTGCTATCCGTCCGGATTACGAAGAGCTGGTGGATGCCCGTTGGTTTCAACACGATCAGTTACCGCAGATCGCGCCACCCGGTACGATTGCGTATCGCCTGATTCAGGCGACTTGTGCAGCCATCAGGCAGGAAGCCGCAATCCGGTCGGACGGTGTCTAG
- the hupA gene encoding nucleoid-associated protein HU-alpha, which produces MNKTQLIDLIAEQADLTKAQAKDALESTLSGITEALKSGDQVQLIGFGTFKVNHRAARTGRNPQTGKEIQIAAANVPAFVAGKALKDSVK; this is translated from the coding sequence ATGAACAAGACCCAACTGATTGACCTGATTGCTGAACAAGCGGACCTGACTAAAGCGCAAGCAAAAGACGCGCTGGAATCAACCCTGAGCGGCATCACCGAAGCATTGAAATCCGGTGACCAGGTTCAACTTATTGGCTTTGGCACATTTAAAGTAAACCACCGCGCAGCGCGTACAGGTCGTAACCCGCAGACTGGTAAAGAAATCCAGATCGCTGCAGCCAACGTACCTGCTTTCGTTGCAGGTAAAGCGCTGAAAGATTCTGTAAAATAA
- a CDS encoding Rsd/AlgQ family anti-sigma factor, producing MLSKFEQVQKQWGGNNDVIDHWLMSRQQLLIDYCKLAGLPPFEHKSRQLPTSSQLQLFSQQLVDYISEGHFKIYDKVMARWQATGYSPTTEISQLYHKITDTTDPLLNFADRYCEITDDSDDWDNFDHELSLVGEQIELRFELEDELIELISESLAVPPGA from the coding sequence ATGCTTAGTAAATTCGAACAAGTGCAAAAACAATGGGGCGGCAACAATGATGTCATTGATCATTGGCTGATGTCGAGGCAGCAGTTGCTGATAGATTACTGCAAATTAGCTGGCTTACCCCCCTTTGAACATAAATCCCGGCAACTTCCCACGTCATCGCAACTCCAACTCTTCAGCCAGCAACTGGTTGATTACATCTCCGAAGGTCACTTTAAAATTTACGACAAGGTGATGGCAAGATGGCAGGCGACCGGATACTCCCCGACCACAGAAATCTCACAGCTCTACCACAAAATTACGGATACCACAGATCCTTTGCTGAATTTTGCGGATCGCTATTGTGAGATCACAGACGATAGTGATGATTGGGATAACTTTGATCACGAACTGTCTCTGGTGGGCGAACAAATCGAATTGAGGTTCGAGCTGGAAGATGAGCTGATTGAACTGATCAGTGAAAGTTTAGCCGTGCCACCCGGCGCGTAA
- a CDS encoding DUF1481 domain-containing protein, with protein MKRTCLIALTFLLSACGSSALSPHSLSPLERLSGGQVVGDASSLYWGNLRQSKPESLAERVWMGDYGEYLTDYRWHDGQLRELKRAGTALKDDKLQPFELHVRYDQHGDAVFQRYKVGDTVFPLSDTQLHQLSQQADMAVALLREQSREGLQLVQGVWDGQRLISCGEQTELEIHWQQIHAQPGYIALIGKSDGRGKITAQQLVLNRTQEQQCLTPPRLLDVS; from the coding sequence ATGAAACGAACCTGCCTGATTGCACTGACTTTTCTACTTTCTGCCTGCGGCAGCTCTGCTTTATCCCCCCATTCATTGTCTCCTTTGGAACGCCTGAGCGGTGGCCAGGTTGTTGGTGATGCGTCATCACTGTACTGGGGCAATCTGCGCCAGTCGAAACCCGAGTCGTTGGCTGAACGGGTCTGGATGGGCGATTACGGTGAATATCTGACGGATTATCGCTGGCATGACGGGCAACTGCGTGAATTGAAGCGCGCCGGCACAGCGCTGAAAGACGACAAACTTCAGCCGTTTGAACTGCATGTGCGTTACGATCAGCACGGCGATGCTGTGTTCCAGCGCTATAAAGTCGGCGACACGGTTTTTCCGTTGTCTGATACCCAGCTGCATCAGCTCAGCCAGCAGGCTGACATGGCGGTTGCGCTGCTCAGAGAGCAGTCGCGCGAGGGGCTCCAACTGGTGCAGGGCGTGTGGGACGGGCAACGACTGATATCCTGTGGGGAGCAGACCGAGCTTGAGATCCACTGGCAGCAGATTCATGCCCAGCCCGGTTATATCGCGCTGATTGGAAAATCTGACGGCCGGGGTAAGATCACCGCCCAGCAATTGGTGTTGAACCGGACCCAGGAGCAGCAGTGCCTGACGCCACCCAGATTACTGGATGTGTCCTGA
- the rpoC gene encoding DNA-directed RNA polymerase subunit beta' — protein sequence MKDLLKFLKAQHKTEEFDAIKIGLASPDMIRSWSFGEVKKPETINYRTFKPERDGLFCARIFGPVKDYECLCGKYKRLKHRGVICEKCGVEVTQTKVRRERMGHIELASPVAHIWFLKSLPSRIGLLMDMPLRDIERVLYFESYVVIEPGMTNLERSQLLSEEQYLDALEEWGDEFDARMGAEAVKALLANMDLNAEIELMREELEETNSETKRKKLTKRLKLVEAFVQSGNNPEWMILSVLPVLPPDLRPLVPLDGGRFATSDLNDLYRRVINRNNRLKRLLDLAAPDIIVRNEKRMLQESVDALLDNGRRGRAITGSNKRPLKSLADMIKGKQGRFRQNLLGKRVDYSGRSVITVGPYLRLHQCGLPKKMALELFKPFIYGKLETRGLATTIKAAKKMVEREEAVVWDILDEVIREHPVMLNRAPTLHRLGIQAFEPVLIEGKAIQLHPLVCAAYNADFDGDQMAVHVPLTLEAQLEARALMMSTNNILSPASGDPIIVPSQDVVLGLYYMTRDKINAKGEGMYLAGSAEAEKAYRTGNAELHARVKVRITEHVKNEQGELVKNTQLVDTTVGRAMLWQIVPKGLPYSLVNTEALGKKQISNLLNTCYRELGMKQTVIFADQIMYTGFAYAALSGVSVGIDDMVVPDAKYTKIAEAEAEVAEIQEQFQSGLVTAGERYNKVIDIWATANEQVAKAMMDNLSFDTVINREGKEEQQKSFNSVYMMADSGARGSAAQIRQLAGMRGLMAKPDGSIIETPITANFREGLNVLQYFISTHGARKGLADTALKTANSGYLTRRLVDVAQDVVITADDCGTHAGITMMPLIEGGDVKEPLRDRVLGRVVADDVLKPGTEEVLVQRNTMLDEKWCDILEDNSVDQIKVRSVVTCENDFGCCRNCYGRDLARGHLVNQGEAVGVVAAQSIGEPGTQLTMRTFHIGGAASRAAAENSIQVKNKGSLKLHNAKFVTNNDGKLVITSRAAELTIVDEFGRTKESYKLPYGSMLGKGDNDPVEAGEVVANWDPHTMPIITEVAGHIQFVDLIDGVTVSRQTDDLTGLSSIVILDGSERTGAGKDMRPMVKLVDDKGNDVMIPGTEMPAQYFLPGKAIVQLEDGSAVGIGDTLSRIPQESGGTKDITGGLPRVADLFEARKPKEPAILAEITGAVSFGKETKGKRRLIITPTEGQPYEEMIPKWRQLNVFEGEKVEKGDVIADGPEAPHDILRLRGVHAVAEYIVNEVQEVYRLQGVKINDKHIETIIRQMLRKVTITVPGDSEFLEGEQVEFSRVNIANRQLIAEDKQPALFERDLLGITKASLATESFISAASFQETTRVLTEAAVAGKRDELRGLKENVIVGRLIPAGTGFSYHQQRQRRRDADLAPVEPQVDAEQASQDLAALLNAGLNDED from the coding sequence GTGAAAGACTTACTTAAGTTTCTGAAAGCACAGCACAAGACCGAAGAATTTGACGCGATCAAAATCGGTCTTGCTTCACCAGACATGATTCGTTCATGGTCTTTCGGTGAAGTGAAAAAGCCAGAAACCATTAACTACCGTACCTTTAAGCCTGAGCGTGACGGTCTGTTCTGTGCACGTATCTTTGGCCCGGTCAAAGACTATGAATGTCTTTGTGGTAAATACAAACGCCTGAAGCACCGTGGCGTGATCTGTGAAAAATGTGGTGTAGAAGTTACTCAGACCAAAGTACGTCGTGAGCGTATGGGTCACATTGAGCTGGCTTCTCCTGTTGCCCACATCTGGTTCCTGAAATCACTGCCATCCCGTATCGGTCTGTTGATGGACATGCCGCTGCGTGATATTGAGCGTGTGCTTTACTTTGAATCTTATGTGGTTATCGAACCTGGCATGACCAATCTTGAGCGGAGTCAGTTGCTGTCTGAAGAACAGTATCTGGACGCGCTGGAAGAGTGGGGCGATGAGTTCGACGCGCGCATGGGCGCCGAAGCAGTGAAAGCACTGCTGGCCAACATGGATTTGAATGCTGAAATCGAACTGATGCGTGAAGAGCTGGAAGAAACCAACTCTGAAACCAAGCGTAAGAAGCTGACCAAGCGTCTGAAGCTGGTTGAAGCATTTGTTCAATCCGGTAACAACCCAGAGTGGATGATCCTTTCAGTACTGCCTGTACTGCCACCGGATCTGCGTCCGCTGGTACCGCTGGACGGTGGTCGTTTTGCGACTTCTGATCTGAACGACCTTTACCGTCGTGTGATCAACCGTAACAACCGTCTGAAGCGTCTGCTGGATCTGGCTGCCCCAGACATCATCGTACGTAACGAAAAGCGTATGCTGCAAGAGTCTGTGGATGCCCTGCTGGACAACGGCCGTCGTGGTCGCGCTATCACTGGCTCGAACAAGCGTCCGCTGAAATCTCTGGCTGACATGATCAAAGGTAAGCAGGGTCGTTTCCGTCAGAACCTGTTGGGTAAGCGTGTTGACTACTCAGGCCGTTCGGTAATCACCGTGGGTCCATATTTGCGTCTGCACCAGTGTGGTCTGCCGAAGAAAATGGCCCTGGAGCTGTTCAAACCGTTCATCTACGGCAAGCTGGAAACCCGTGGTCTGGCGACCACCATCAAAGCTGCTAAGAAGATGGTTGAGCGTGAAGAAGCTGTCGTTTGGGATATCCTGGACGAAGTGATCCGCGAACACCCGGTGATGCTGAACCGTGCACCAACACTGCACCGTCTGGGCATCCAGGCGTTTGAACCTGTACTGATCGAAGGTAAAGCGATTCAGCTGCACCCGCTGGTCTGTGCGGCTTATAACGCCGACTTCGATGGTGACCAGATGGCTGTTCACGTACCGCTGACGCTGGAAGCCCAGCTGGAAGCGCGTGCACTGATGATGTCGACCAACAACATTCTGTCGCCAGCATCCGGTGATCCGATCATCGTACCGTCTCAGGACGTTGTACTGGGTCTGTACTACATGACCCGTGACAAGATCAACGCCAAAGGCGAAGGCATGTACCTGGCCGGCTCTGCAGAAGCAGAGAAAGCGTACCGCACTGGTAATGCTGAGTTGCATGCCCGTGTGAAAGTGCGTATCACCGAGCACGTGAAAAACGAGCAAGGCGAGCTGGTGAAAAACACCCAGCTGGTGGATACCACTGTCGGTCGTGCCATGTTGTGGCAAATCGTGCCTAAGGGCCTGCCATACAGCCTGGTGAACACCGAAGCGTTGGGTAAGAAGCAGATCTCGAACCTGCTGAACACCTGTTACCGTGAACTGGGTATGAAGCAGACCGTTATCTTTGCTGACCAGATCATGTACACAGGTTTTGCTTACGCAGCCCTGTCTGGTGTCTCTGTCGGTATCGACGATATGGTTGTGCCGGATGCGAAGTACACCAAGATCGCTGAAGCCGAAGCTGAAGTAGCCGAAATTCAGGAGCAGTTCCAGTCTGGTCTGGTAACGGCTGGTGAGCGTTACAACAAAGTAATCGATATCTGGGCAACGGCCAACGAGCAGGTTGCCAAAGCGATGATGGATAACCTGTCGTTTGACACGGTGATCAACCGCGAAGGTAAAGAAGAACAACAGAAATCGTTTAACAGCGTATACATGATGGCCGATTCCGGTGCGCGTGGTTCGGCTGCTCAGATTCGTCAGTTGGCGGGTATGCGTGGTCTGATGGCGAAACCTGATGGCTCGATCATCGAAACGCCAATCACAGCGAACTTCCGTGAAGGTCTGAACGTACTTCAGTACTTCATCTCGACCCACGGTGCGCGTAAAGGTCTGGCGGATACGGCACTGAAGACAGCGAACTCAGGTTACCTGACTCGTCGTCTGGTAGACGTTGCTCAGGACGTTGTGATCACAGCGGATGACTGTGGTACGCATGCAGGTATCACAATGATGCCGCTGATCGAAGGCGGTGATGTGAAAGAGCCGCTGCGTGATCGCGTACTGGGTCGTGTCGTGGCCGATGATGTGCTGAAACCGGGTACTGAAGAAGTACTGGTTCAACGCAACACGATGCTGGACGAGAAGTGGTGTGACATTCTGGAAGACAACTCAGTTGACCAGATCAAAGTGCGTTCCGTTGTGACCTGTGAAAACGACTTCGGTTGTTGCCGTAACTGTTATGGCCGTGACCTGGCGCGTGGTCACCTGGTGAACCAGGGTGAAGCGGTCGGTGTTGTGGCAGCACAGTCCATCGGTGAACCAGGTACACAGCTGACGATGCGTACGTTCCACATCGGTGGTGCGGCATCACGTGCGGCAGCAGAAAACAGCATTCAGGTGAAGAACAAAGGTTCTCTGAAGCTTCACAATGCCAAGTTCGTCACCAACAACGACGGCAAGCTGGTGATCACTTCGCGTGCTGCTGAGCTGACCATTGTTGATGAGTTCGGTCGTACCAAGGAAAGCTACAAGCTGCCTTACGGTTCGATGCTGGGCAAAGGCGATAACGATCCAGTTGAAGCCGGTGAAGTGGTGGCGAACTGGGACCCGCACACAATGCCAATCATTACTGAAGTGGCAGGTCATATCCAGTTTGTGGATCTGATCGATGGTGTGACGGTTTCTCGCCAGACGGACGACCTGACAGGTCTGTCTTCTATCGTTATCCTGGACGGTTCCGAGCGTACCGGTGCAGGTAAAGATATGCGTCCAATGGTGAAGCTGGTGGATGACAAAGGCAACGATGTCATGATCCCAGGGACTGAGATGCCTGCGCAGTACTTCCTGCCGGGTAAAGCCATTGTTCAGCTGGAAGACGGTTCTGCTGTGGGTATCGGTGACACGCTGTCTCGTATTCCTCAGGAATCTGGCGGTACGAAAGATATCACCGGTGGTCTGCCACGCGTTGCGGATCTGTTCGAAGCGCGTAAACCGAAAGAGCCTGCTATCCTGGCTGAAATCACAGGTGCAGTATCCTTCGGTAAAGAGACCAAAGGTAAGCGTCGTCTGATCATCACCCCAACCGAGGGTCAGCCATATGAGGAAATGATTCCGAAGTGGCGTCAGCTGAACGTCTTTGAGGGCGAGAAAGTTGAAAAAGGTGATGTGATTGCTGATGGTCCGGAAGCGCCGCACGATATCCTGCGTCTGCGTGGTGTTCACGCAGTAGCAGAATACATCGTGAATGAGGTTCAGGAAGTTTACCGTCTGCAAGGCGTTAAGATTAACGATAAGCACATCGAGACAATCATCCGTCAGATGCTGCGTAAGGTAACCATTACGGTTCCGGGTGACTCTGAGTTCCTGGAAGGCGAGCAAGTGGAATTCTCCCGCGTGAACATCGCCAACCGTCAGCTGATCGCTGAAGACAAGCAACCTGCGTTGTTTGAGCGTGATCTGCTGGGTATTACCAAAGCGTCTCTGGCGACTGAGTCCTTCATCTCTGCCGCGTCGTTCCAGGAAACGACTCGCGTACTGACTGAAGCTGCAGTTGCTGGTAAGCGTGATGAGCTGCGTGGTCTGAAAGAAAACGTGATCGTGGGTCGTTTGATCCCAGCGGGTACGGGTTTCTCTTATCACCAGCAACGTCAGCGTCGTCGTGATGCGGATCTGGCCCCAGTCGAGCCACAGGTTGATGCCGAACAAGCGTCACAAGACCTGGCGGCACTGCTGAATGCTGGTCTGAACGACGAAGATTAA
- a CDS encoding CNNM domain-containing protein, translated as MLLLIIYISIAIGVSFVCSVLEAVLLSISPSYIGTLRQQEHPMADKLAELKGNIDRPLASILTLNTIAHTIGAATAGAQAAVVFGSQWLGVFSAALTVGILLLSEIIPKTIGATYWRQLAPLTAHVLGWMIWLLRPFVWCSEQITRRLSRGHQPPKLRDELSAMAMLAKESGELAEGESKIMHNLLQFCDVSVTKIMTPRPVLFRVEGSLSINEFLSEAKDSPFSRPLIYQDSKDNILGFVHRLELFAASQSGQGNLLLSDMMRPLPVVLNLDTVPVAFEKLMKERVQLALVVDEYGTVMGLVTLEDIFESLVGEEIVDEADTSTDMQQLAFQRWERWKKKHGVIENRDEDEDDYNN; from the coding sequence ATGTTACTTCTGATCATCTATATCTCAATCGCCATCGGCGTTTCTTTTGTCTGCTCTGTACTGGAAGCTGTCTTGCTCAGCATTTCTCCCAGCTACATAGGTACCCTGCGTCAGCAGGAACATCCCATGGCAGACAAGCTGGCAGAGCTGAAAGGCAATATCGACCGCCCACTGGCATCCATTCTGACCCTGAACACCATCGCCCACACCATTGGTGCTGCCACTGCCGGTGCCCAGGCCGCCGTCGTGTTCGGCAGTCAGTGGCTGGGGGTATTCTCCGCCGCGCTCACGGTCGGGATTCTACTGCTGTCGGAAATCATTCCCAAAACCATCGGCGCAACTTACTGGCGTCAGCTGGCCCCACTCACGGCTCATGTGCTGGGATGGATGATCTGGCTGCTGCGTCCTTTCGTATGGTGCTCGGAGCAAATCACCCGGCGCTTGTCGCGGGGTCACCAGCCACCCAAACTGCGGGATGAACTCTCCGCTATGGCCATGCTGGCCAAAGAGTCCGGTGAACTGGCTGAAGGGGAATCGAAAATCATGCATAACCTGCTGCAGTTCTGCGATGTCAGCGTGACTAAAATCATGACTCCACGGCCGGTCCTGTTCCGGGTCGAGGGCAGTTTGTCGATCAACGAATTTTTGAGCGAGGCGAAAGACAGCCCATTCTCTCGCCCGTTGATTTACCAAGACAGCAAAGACAATATTCTCGGCTTTGTTCACCGTCTCGAACTGTTTGCTGCCAGTCAGAGCGGACAGGGTAATTTGCTGCTCAGCGACATGATGCGGCCGCTGCCTGTGGTGCTGAATCTGGATACGGTGCCGGTGGCGTTTGAAAAACTGATGAAAGAACGGGTCCAGCTGGCCCTAGTGGTCGATGAATACGGTACTGTGATGGGGCTGGTGACCCTGGAAGATATTTTCGAGAGCCTGGTCGGCGAAGAAATTGTCGATGAAGCTGATACCAGTACCGACATGCAGCAACTGGCGTTTCAGCGCTGGGAACGCTGGAAGAAAAAACACGGGGTGATTGAAAACCGCGACGAAGACGAAGACGACTACAACAACTGA
- a CDS encoding YjaG family protein, with amino-acid sequence MLKNPIQLRLEKFEPWQYLTFMASLCERMYPNYAFFCRETEFADPQPYRLILDSVWEILTVKNAKINFENQLEKLEAMVPAADDYDLYAVNPAIDACVGLSDLLHALLDRDLIPETALSISSLSVETVANLEEAREGEEITNDNQKNNQAVCEEWDVQWAIYRALKETDGRDIELIKSLRRELRDDGVSNIGITL; translated from the coding sequence ATGCTTAAGAATCCAATTCAGCTTCGCCTAGAAAAATTTGAACCCTGGCAATACCTGACCTTTATGGCCTCACTTTGCGAGCGGATGTATCCGAATTACGCTTTCTTTTGTCGCGAGACTGAATTTGCGGATCCTCAGCCTTACCGCTTAATCCTCGACAGCGTCTGGGAAATCCTGACGGTGAAAAATGCCAAGATCAATTTTGAAAACCAGCTGGAGAAGCTGGAAGCGATGGTCCCTGCCGCCGACGATTATGACTTGTATGCGGTGAACCCGGCGATTGATGCCTGTGTCGGGCTGTCTGATCTGCTGCATGCGTTGCTGGACCGGGACTTGATCCCTGAAACCGCACTGAGTATCAGCTCTTTGTCTGTGGAAACCGTGGCCAATCTGGAAGAAGCGCGCGAGGGTGAGGAAATCACCAATGACAATCAGAAGAATAACCAGGCCGTGTGCGAAGAATGGGATGTCCAGTGGGCGATTTACCGCGCCCTGAAAGAGACCGATGGTCGGGATATTGAGCTGATTAAAAGCCTGCGCCGCGAACTGCGTGATGATGGTGTCAGCAATATCGGGATTACACTCTGA
- a CDS encoding uracil-DNA glycosylase family protein: MMSKRNPTHALPVLLDRIRQCELCKAHLPLGPRPVIQASSEARLMIIGQAPGTRVHDTGIPWNDPSGDRLRRWLDLDRDTFYDPSRIAIMPMGFCYPGKGKSGDLPPRPECAPQWHGQVWPLLPNIGMTLLVGQYAQNYYLPDKPKTLTETVRAWRRWAPDYLPLPHPSPRNTLWLKKNPWFEADVVPYIRDYVHQHLGL, translated from the coding sequence ATGATGTCCAAACGTAACCCGACCCACGCCTTACCTGTATTGCTGGACCGGATCCGGCAATGTGAACTGTGCAAAGCGCACCTGCCGCTCGGTCCGCGGCCGGTAATTCAGGCCAGCAGCGAAGCACGCTTGATGATAATCGGCCAGGCGCCGGGCACCCGGGTCCATGACACCGGCATTCCCTGGAACGATCCGAGCGGCGATCGGCTGCGTCGCTGGCTGGATCTCGACCGTGACACCTTCTATGATCCCAGCCGTATCGCCATTATGCCGATGGGGTTTTGCTATCCGGGGAAAGGGAAGAGCGGTGATCTGCCGCCAAGGCCTGAATGTGCCCCACAATGGCATGGTCAGGTCTGGCCGCTGCTGCCCAATATCGGTATGACGCTGCTGGTCGGCCAGTATGCGCAGAATTATTATCTGCCGGATAAACCCAAAACCCTGACCGAGACAGTCAGAGCCTGGCGGCGATGGGCGCCGGATTATCTGCCGCTGCCTCACCCATCGCCGCGCAATACCTTGTGGCTGAAGAAAAACCCCTGGTTTGAAGCCGATGTTGTCCCCTACATCCGCGACTATGTCCACCAGCACCTGGGGCTGTAA
- a CDS encoding D-2-hydroxyacid dehydrogenase: MHQLCIVSRRADLYRQLIEEADLPALSLTDNPNDATLVLADPPLITDRLAQFPQLRWLQSTYAGIDALTRPGLRSDYTLTNVRGIFGQLISEYVMGLLIGHQRHFGRYQAQQQQAQWQPHSYSALSDKTMVILGTGSIGQHLAGTAKALGMTVLGVNRSGECSASGFDQIIAIKDLSEALQQADVLVSVLPATAMTDNLLNADSLSHCRGTLLFNVGRGNAVCESGLIQALASGALSHAFLDVFKQEPLPAEHPFWCHPQITVTPHIAAESFPQQVMEIFKTNYLRYVEGKPLQHQIDFALGY, encoded by the coding sequence ATGCATCAACTCTGTATTGTTTCCCGACGGGCAGACCTGTACCGCCAACTGATTGAAGAAGCAGATCTACCGGCACTGTCACTGACGGATAATCCGAATGATGCAACCCTGGTGCTGGCCGATCCGCCGTTAATCACGGACAGGTTAGCGCAATTTCCGCAGCTGCGCTGGCTGCAATCCACCTATGCCGGCATAGACGCGCTGACCCGGCCCGGACTGCGCAGCGATTATACGCTGACCAATGTCCGGGGGATTTTCGGTCAGCTGATCAGCGAGTATGTGATGGGTTTGCTGATTGGCCACCAGCGCCATTTCGGCCGTTATCAGGCTCAGCAACAGCAGGCGCAGTGGCAACCGCACAGCTACAGCGCTCTGTCTGACAAGACCATGGTGATTCTGGGCACCGGCTCGATTGGCCAGCACCTGGCTGGTACTGCCAAAGCACTGGGTATGACAGTGCTGGGGGTGAACCGCTCCGGCGAATGCTCCGCGTCTGGTTTTGATCAGATTATCGCGATCAAGGATCTGAGCGAGGCGCTGCAGCAAGCGGATGTGCTGGTCTCTGTGCTGCCTGCCACAGCCATGACAGACAATCTGCTCAATGCCGACAGCCTGAGTCACTGCCGCGGCACCTTGCTCTTTAATGTCGGCCGGGGGAATGCGGTTTGCGAATCAGGCCTGATCCAAGCGCTGGCCAGTGGCGCGCTGAGCCATGCTTTTCTGGATGTGTTCAAACAAGAACCCCTGCCTGCAGAGCACCCGTTCTGGTGTCATCCTCAGATAACTGTCACCCCGCACATTGCCGCCGAAAGCTTCCCGCAGCAGGTGATGGAAATATTCAAGACCAACTACCTGCGCTATGTTGAAGGGAAACCGCTGCAACACCAGATTGATTTCGCACTCGGCTATTAA